In one Bos mutus isolate GX-2022 chromosome 19, NWIPB_WYAK_1.1, whole genome shotgun sequence genomic region, the following are encoded:
- the LOC102286772 gene encoding WAP four-disulfide core domain protein 18, with protein sequence MKTGTVFVLLAFLVMGLEVAWAQKSPVKGQRKPGFCPEVPKGTVGICAEMCSGDYSCPGRAKCCSNGCGHVCKAAVFKKVGSGGLGKAGLNSD encoded by the exons ATGAAGACAGGCACCGTCTTTGTTCTGCTGGCTTTCCTCGTCATGGGGCTGGAGGTGGCCTGGGCTCAGAAGTCTCCTGTCAAAG GACAAAGGAAACCTGGATTCTGCCCAGAGGTGCCCAAAGGTACTGTGGGAATTTGTGCTGAAATGTGCTCAGGAGATTATTCCTGTCCTGGGAGAGCGAAATGCTGCAGCAATGGGTGTGGTCATGTCTGCAAAGCTGCTGTCTTCAAA aagGTTGGCTCTGGTGGCCTTGGGAAAGCTGGACTGAACAGTGATTGA